In Dioscorea cayenensis subsp. rotundata cultivar TDr96_F1 chromosome 11, TDr96_F1_v2_PseudoChromosome.rev07_lg8_w22 25.fasta, whole genome shotgun sequence, a single genomic region encodes these proteins:
- the LOC120271954 gene encoding LOW QUALITY PROTEIN: histone-lysine N-methyltransferase family member SUVH9-like (The sequence of the model RefSeq protein was modified relative to this genomic sequence to represent the inferred CDS: deleted 1 base in 1 codon), giving the protein MATTNPSSLPRDLFFPHCPNEDEGDEVLFSEYLSSVSSSLDLIPAPSKRSRSDEMVRVSSSDDAFYRSLVRRTRITYDSLRSLIAAEERRLTPGHRRRADLVAGAKMKRLGLWLHRDKRIIGSIPGVSVGDVFFYRVEMMTVAVHGHIQAGIDYVCPRGGNGCFPIATSVVLSGGYEDDDDQGDVIIYSGSGGRKKNDVSTTAPQSLSRGNLALEKSKEFGIELRVIRGFTFDRSPSGRVYVYDGLYKVIDSWPDAGKSGFGVYKFKLLRIEGQEPMGSVVLQLAMDLKTKILKSSPSGYLCQDISNGQERYPISLFNDIDNDKEPLLFEYVCKPEYPSIVFQETMEMKRRNGCRCVENCCASCACIKRNGGESAYDGNGLLLRGKPLVYECGTSCRCPPSCPNRVSQKGLRHQLEVFRSKETGWGVRSLDVIRAGEFICEFTGKVRTEDQLEAVMRNGGSLVYPSLFPARWREWGDISDVVGDYKPHGFSSYMKLSFAVDVTRKRNVACYLSHSTRPNVFVQMVLHDHYNEMFPHLMVFAMENIPPLRELSIDYGIEMDNFVD; this is encoded by the exons ATGGCGACCACAAACCCCAGCTCCCTTCCAAGAGATCTCTTCTTCCCCCATTGCCCTAATGAAGACGAAGGTGATGAGGTTCTCTTCTCTGAGTACCTGTCTTCCGTTTCTTCATCCCTTGACCTCATCCCCGCCCCTAGCAAGCGGTCTCGCTCCGATGAGATGGTGCGAGTCTCATCTTCCGATGATGCTTTTTATAGGAGCTTGGTTCGCCGGACTCGCATCACTTACGACTCCCTCCGGTCTCTAATCGCGGCTGAGGAACGCCGGCTCACCCCTGGCCATCGTCGCCGCGCTGATCTGGTCGCTGGAGCGAAGATGAAGCGCCTTGGTCTGTGGCTTCACCGAGATAAACGGATTATCGGTTCCATCCCCGGCGTTAGCGTCGGCGATGTCTTCTTTTACCGCGTTGAGATGATGACCGTCGCCGTTCATGGGCATATTCAGGCCGGGATTGACTATGTGTGCCCTCGTGGAGGTAATGGCTGCTTTCCGATTGCCACTAGCGTCGTCCTCTCCGGTGGCTACGAGGACGATGACGACCAGGGCGATGTCATCATCTACTCCGGCAGCGGTGGTCGCAAGAAGAACGACGTCTCCACTACTGCTCCACAGAGCCTCAGCCGTGGCAACCTCGCACTGGAGAAGAGCAAGGAGTTTGGCATCGAGCTCCGCGTCATTCGCGGCTTCACCTTCGATCGGAGCCCCAGTGGCCGGGTGTACGTCTACGACGGGCTCTACAAGGTCATCGATTCATGGCCGGACGCCGGCAAGTCAGGGTTcggggtttacaagttcaaacTTCTCCGGATTGAGGGGCAAGAACCAATGGGCAGCGTCGTCCTTCAATTGGCCATGGATCTCAAGACCAAGATCTTGAAATCCAGTCCCAGTGGTTATCTCTGCCAGGATATCTCCAATGGTCAAGAGCGATATCCCATTTCGCTCTTCAATGACATTGACAACGATAAGGAGCCATTGCTGTTCGAGTATGTATGCAAACCAGAGTACCCATCCATTGTCTTCCAAGAAACCATGgagatgaaaagaagaaatggCTGCAGATGTGTTGAGAATTGCTGTGCGAGTTGTGCTTGCATTAAGAGGAATGGGGGTGAGTCCGCTTATGATGGAAATGGCCTTCTCTTGAGGGGAAAGCCATTGGTATATGAGTGTGGAACTTCTTGCCGGTGCCCACCTAGCTGCCCCAATAGAGTGAGCCAGAAGGGGCTCAGGCATCAGCTGGAGGTTTTCCGGTCAAAGGAAACAGGATGGGGTGTTCGATCATTGGATGTGATTCGTGCAGGAGAATTCATCTGTGAGTTCACTGGGAAAGTTCGCACTGAGGATCAATTGGAGGCTGTTATGAGGAATGGTGGCAGTCTAGTGTATCCGAGCTTGTTTCCG GCGAGGTGGAGGGAATGGGGAGACATTTCTGATGTTGTTGGAGATTACAAACCCCATGGTTTCTCTTCTTACATGAAATTGAGCTTTGCAGTGGATGTAACAAGGAAGAGGAATGTGGCTTGCTACTTGAGCCACAGTACCAGGCCCAATGTTTTTGTGCAGATGGTGCTGCATGATCACTACAATGAGATGTTTCCTCATCTCATGGTCTTTGCAATGGAGAACATCCCTCCACTCAGGGAGCTCAGCATTGATTATGGCATTGAGATGGATAATTTTGTGGACTGA